The genome window TCCCCAGAATGCATCATTACTCCCCTCCGGGACATCAAGCTTGTCCGTAAGCTTGAAATCAGGAAACTGCAGGACAAAGCTACTTAACACTTCCCAAGTGGCATCCTCCATGGAAAACCCTTGCCACTGGACTAATATTTCCCTTACACCACGGTTGAGTCTGCACTGGAGCACTGCCTCAGGCTGCAAAATCACCCAGCCATCCCTTGTAGGTGGTAGTGGAGAAAGCAAGGAGGGAGCATTGCCTGTGAATGGCTTAAGCAAGGAGACGTGGAACACATTATGCACGAGTGACTCCGGGGGAAGCTCCAACTGATAGGCTACCTTACCAATTCGCTTCAGTATTCGAAAGGGGCCATAAAATCGTGGAGACAGTTTATTATTCCACCGCCGAGCTATGGAATTCTGCCGATATGGCTGCAACTTCACCCAAACCCACTGGCCTTCGTCGAACTCCACTGCTCGATGGAGGCGGTTATATGCTTGTTCCATCCTCGACTGAGCCAACTGGAGGTGATGTCGTGCATCACGGAGAACCTCATCTCGAGACTGCAAAGTTGCATCCACTGCTTCTACTTTAGATGTACCTGGTTCATAGGATAAAAGGCGTGGAGGTGGCCTGCCATACACAATCTGAAAAGGGGTTGAGTGGAGAGCGGAGTGGAAAGCAGTATTGTAACAATACTCAACCCATGGGAGAATGTTCGTCCACTTCCGAGGGTGATCTCCAACCAAGCAGCGCAAGTAGACCTCAATAGTTCTATTCACCACCTCTGTTTGGCCATCAGACTGTGGGTGGTAAGAGGAAGAAAAATTCAGTTTAGCTCCGCTCAAGAGGAATAACTCCTTCCAGAAGCTGCTCAAAAAAACAGAATCTCTATCACTGACAATGGACTCTGGCAACCCATGCAGCTTAAAAACATTGGCAAAAAACACTTGAGCAACCACAGCCGCTGAAAATGGATGTTGTACAGCCATAGAATGGCCGTACTTTGAAAACCGGTCAACCACCACAAATATCACTGACTTTCCTCCAACCTTTGGCAACCCTTCAATAAAATCCATGGAGATATCTGACCATATATGGGCTGGTATAGGCAGTGGCTGTAACACTCCAGATGGGTGGCAGTTTTCCCACTTCTGTCGTTGGCACTCTGCGCAGCTGGCTACAAAAGAACGTACCATACGATTTAAACCTGGCCAAGTAAAATCACGACGAACCCGGTGAATCGTTTTTTGGACTCCTTCGTGGGTGCCATCATGGACTTCTTGTAGCACACGATTGACAAGTTCTGAATCTGGAGGAATGAAGAttttattcttataaagaaGGAAGCCATCAGAAAATTGCCAAAAGTCGTTTCCTGGTTGGCCAACCTTCTGCAAAAAGGGAGAGTAAGAACTGGAAGTGTGTACTGCCTCCTTGATGGCACCCAACAACGTGGAGTTGGCCATAGAAATTGCGCAACAGCGTTCGGTAGTCTTATCCCTGCGAGAAAAGGCATCTGCCACTGCATTGAGCTTCCCTGGTTTGTATTCCACCACAAAATCAAAGCCCAAGAGTTTACTCATCCAATGTTGCTGGGGAGAGGTCGATAGGCGCTGCTGTAACAAATACTTGAGACTATAGTGATCAGTCCGAATAATAAATGATCGTCCCCATAAATAGTGACGCCAATGGCGAATTGCTTGGGCTAAACCAATTAACTCCCTCTCATATGCAGCAAGTTTCTGATGATGGTCAGCTAGCTTTTTGCTAAAGAAAGCAATGGGATGCATGGCCTGCTGCAAAACTGCACCTACCCCGCTACCCGAAGCATCACACTCGGCAACGAAGGGTTGGGAGAAATCAGGCAGCTGCAAGACCGGAGCAGAGGTGAGGGCATATTTTAAGGTTTCGAATGCTTTGGTAGCCTCCCTCGACCATACAAAAGAATGCTTGCGGAGTAAGTTGGTGAGAGGTGTTGCGTTGATGCCATAGTCACAAATAAACCGACGGTAGAACCCTGCTAGTCGCAAGAACCCACGAAGACTGGTCGGGGAAATGGGGGTTGGCCAGTCACGTACTGCCTGCACTTTGTCGTCATCCACCGCCACACCTTGATCGCTAATAACATGCCCAAGATAACGAACTTGGTTGTCTCCAAAAACACACTTGGACTTCTTCAAGAACAGGTTGTGTTGCAGTAATAATTCAAAGACCTTGCGGATGTGTTGGATATGCTCAACCCAAGTAGCACTATAGATCAAAATGTCGTCAAAGAAAACCAATACGAACTTACGAAGGAAAGGCCCAAAGACTTCATTCATCAAGGATTGAAAAGTAGACGGAGCATTCGTGAGTCCGAACGGCATTACCAAGAATTCGAAAATCGAAATGGCCCTGGTGAGTCCGAAATGCTGTTTTCTCCACATCCTCCGGGCACATCCTTATTTGGTTGATAGCCGGAGCGCAAGTCCAACTTGGTAAAGACTCGGGACCCATGTAGCTCATCAATGACCGGAATAGGGAATTTATCCTTAATAGTGTGAGCATTTAGTTCCCGGTAATCCACACAGAAACGACAAGTCCCATCTTGTTTTTTTACCAGAAGTACCGGAGAAGAAAATGGCGATTTACTTGGCCGAATAATCCCCTGTTCAAGCATATCGGCACACTGTTTCTCAATTTCATCCTTGAGTACTTGGGGGTACCGATAAGGACGAACCGCAACTGGGTCAGAACCAGCGGAGAGTATAATTCGGTGATCACACGAGCGGGATGGTGGCAGTGTTGAGACTTCACGGAACAAGGGGTCGAATTCCGATAGAAGGACGTTCAAAATGTCTTTGTTGGAAGCTGGAAGCAAGGAAGAAACGGCAGCCAATGCATGGGGAGTGTCGCTGGACCATGAGACAAAGAAACTGCATCGTCAAGGAATTAAAATCCCACCAAATTGGTCCAAGGGTGCTAAGCCATTAAATTCCCAACACCAAGTCAAAACCCACTAGTGGAATCTGAAATAGATTCACTAAAAACGAATCGGAGCCCTTAGAAACCAAGACTTGTTCATAGAGGCCAGTGCTTGACAGAGAATCCCCATTTGCCACCACAACCTTTACTCCCGGCCGAGGAGCCGTAGGAAGAGCTAACCCAAGAGCAGTTGAAGTGTTGATGAAATTATGGGTGCTCCCTGTATCCACCAACGCAAGCAGCGGTGTGCCCTCAATCAACACCCGAAGTTTCATCATCTCCCCTGTTGACACACCTGTTATCGCATGAAGGGATATTTCTGCCACCTCAAGGTCCTCAATGGTAGTTTCATCACTTTCGTCTTCCTCGTTAATGCCTAGGacacaaaatgacaaaataggTGCTTGCACCGGTGGCCACAAGACCACGTCTCATCACAGTTAAAACAAAGGCCCTTGGATTTGCGTTCTTCTTGCTCTGCAGGCGACAATCGGCGAATTGGAGGGGGTTTAGGACCAGGTTTCAGCGTAGCTTGCGGTCTGGAGTTGGTGACAGTAACCAAATTGCTACCTGTCGGGGCTGGCAGCAGGCGTGGGGGTTGCCTAAATGTCCCTTTTTGCATCAAAAGGATTCGTCGGTAAAAATCACGGGAATTATTAATGGCCTCGGCCAAGGAGCAGGGCTTACTGCGTTCCACATCAATCCAAAGCAACTCGTCTAATCCAGCGGTAAATAAATCGACCTGTTGGTCGATGCGCACCGAATCTGCCCTCGCCAATAGAAGTTGGAAATCTGAAACATATTCATCAATCTGAAATCTTAACATTTACCAAATCCCCCAAGGGGTTAGTACTATGAGGAGGGCCAAAACGCAGCTTGCAATAATCCTTGAAAATACCCCAAGTCATTCGGGGTTTGTCTCGCAAGATTTGGTAATACCACAATTGAGCTTCACCAGTCATATTAAAGGCTGCCAACTCAACTTGAGCATGAAGCGGGGTATGAGCAGTACGGAAATAGAGTTCACAACGATGGAGCCAAATGAGAGGGTCCTCGTGACCAGAGAACGTAGGAAATTCCATGCGTGTGTACTGGGAACGGGAGGTGGTATCGTCACCAGTAGGGGGCGTAGCTTCAACAAGGGCAGGTTGGAGAGAGGTTGAAACTGGTTGCGGTGATTTGGGAATGACAGTATAGTTACTGATGAGATCAGCCAAGGACTTTTTCAGTTCCTTAACCGATTCGGACAAGTCGTCATACTCAGCTCTAGAAATTGCATTGCTGGGAGGTTGATCGCCCATGACGCCGGCAACGGAACCAATGTTATGAACTGATCGTCACAGgcagaaaaataaaagagacaGAGAATAGAAGAGAATAGAACAGAACTGCTTTGGGTTTTCTTGAGGCCCCAGAACTCCCTAACTCCCTTTGCTGGGATTAAATTTTCTGCTTGCCTTCATTGAAAATAATACTCCTTTATATAGGTAGTACAAGGATTCAAAACTGATCTAATTACCAAAACTGCTCTAATTACCAAAACTAAATTAGGAAGCTTTCTAATACTCTAACTCTCTGAATTCTGATATGGTAATAAACTAACAACTTTCTAAagtataatatagtaataaaataggaataaactatagtattgtaatgaaatagaaatcCTGCAACTTCCTAAATTACCGTTTCTCTGCTGATTTGTTTCTGCGAATGTAACCACGTCCCCAGAATGCATCAGTTTTTTATCAAGTACTTACCTTTTGGTTTTATGAACTTCTCTTGTTTTCCTCTCCCCTTAATGTCTTCCTAGGTGTGATATCTGTGGAAACATGAAGGTATTTCTGCTTTCACTGACTATTCTTTTTTAGTTTGAAGTAGATATGGTTTTGCTTCCATTAACCATAATTGGTTTGTATAACGGTAAATTATACGCTTCTAGGGTGGTGGTAAGTGGGGACATAGGTTTGAACCCAATAAAACCTACCAGAGAAATATGCAAACAGTTTACATGAGGATTTGAGGTTTAGAACCAAGGCTATGATCAACTATTGGGTGCTTTTCCTTTTGTTTGTATTCAAGGATCCtctatacattaaaataaaatggagaTCTACTTACAAAAGAAAAAGCAGAGATCTCTTAACAATTGGTACAGAGATTTGACAGAAATTAACAGGTGGGGTTTATAAGGACACTTGGGCATCTTCTGGGGTGGGGTGGGTGCTTATCCTTTTAAGAAAGACTGGTAATTTCTGAAATAGTCCATCTATTGACATGCCACTTAAAATCAGGGTTCAGAATGATGGAAACTATGGAAAGGTGCTGTCTCTGATTAGAGAGAAGTGGTTGGTTCTGCAGGGTTTATTggatttcatttttatattttaaaagtattatgaTTTAGTTCTGCAAGTGGAATAGCAGCTTCTTATGTTCAGTGGTTTTCTTGCTTCTTTATTGAAGAAGATTAAATCCGTGTCAGTAATGGTTCAAGTGTTTTTGAAATTGGTATTAACAGATCAAAGAACAACTAAATGCAGAATCAGTTACAGTCAATGATCTTTATGGTGATGGTCGGCATGTCAGGTGAGGTATTCAATTACGAGTTGTAATATATACACTGGATGCATATGCGTTATTTAAATGCTCTTCGTGAACAGACATTAACTTCGTGTCATGCTAATGATGTCTTAACTATTTGATCTTTACTTCCTTGCGTAACTGGTGATTGCAGTATTGATGTTGTCTCTTCCGCATTTGAGGGGCAATCTGCTGTGAACAGACAGAGGATGGTATACAAAGCCATATGGGAAGAACTTCAGCAAACTGTGCATGCTGTTGACCAGATGACCACCAAAACACCCACAGAAGCAACAGGAAACAAATGATCATGTTTAGGCACAGCAGCTATCTTAGTCCCTAATTCATTTTATCAACCAAGATTGGCAAATACTTGTTTGAATGAACTAATTTTTCAAGAATTCCTTCAATTTTAGTTACACTATAATTCATGaactgatttaaaaaaaaaataaataaagaaactagtaatgatatttttttcagCTGTGTGCATGGTGAATTGAGGGCTCATGATATCGAGTCTCAAAGTAAAAACCTGTgcttttcattttgtttcttaaaaaGGAATAGAGAATATTTACACTGTTGTGGAATTTCTTTGAGTTATTATATACAATAAACAATAATgtgaatttttgtttttcttttttggaaaaaatcaCTCGAGAGTTCTCCTCCCTGTTCAAGTGTAGTGTGTGAATAAAAGTTGATTGTATGTAACATGTGTCTGCCAGTGGCAGCTTCAACTTGCAGTAGGCAACATGGGATCCATGCCAAGGCCAAATCCTCCAAAACTGCCAGGTTCTGCGTTCTTCACTTTACCAGAGTATCTAATATGGCGCAGCAACCTCGCCAAAAAGGTGTTGTGGCATATGGTGGAGCTGTCACACACCACTGCTACATGTTTGCGCGCTCTTGTTATGGCAACATTCATTCTTCGGCTGTCACCCAAGAACCCCACGGCTCCCATATTGTTTGAACGAACCTGAAACAAATACAGCATATCACTTCAACTCAACTGCCAAAACAATGAATTTGCAACATAAACCGCATGGTCAGCTTCTTACCATTGATATGATCACTGCATCTGCTTCACGGCCTTGAAAGCTGTCAATAGTCGCAACCTCAACACCTGTGGTCACTGGGATTTCATCAAGCCTGTCTCTCAGTAGCTGCACTTGAGCAACATATGGAGATTGCACAGCAATGGCTACAGGACTAACACCTGCACACCACCAAAATTGCAATGAAAAGTGatgacaaacaaaaacaaaggtaatactttttaatttttttattttacgaATGCACTTGATTCCAGTTTCAGTAAATCATCTTTTTACTAATCAACCAATTAAAACAATAACCATAGACCGACCATAGTATAGTAGCATCGATGCCATATCTTACATCTATAAATCTCCCTTGTGTGGAAATTGACAGAATGCATATGTGGCAATTGAATAAGCCAtcagtattatttttaaaatatagtttagtgcattcagttcatcaaggaaaAGCATTGAATGAAATAGCAAATTAAAGATGCAGCACTCCATTTTAAAAGGTTAAAGAGGAAGTACAAATACCAGAATAAACTAGAGCCAGGACGTGTTTAACAACAATGTCTGCTTCCCCTTCATTGTAAAAGGAACCAGTACCAGCTGGGTCTAAATGCTCTTCACAACCAGTAGATAAACTTCCATAGGGCATCCTTGTATCAAGCAATAGCAGTGGGCACCGAGTTATCCATGTGGGCTGGATATAATGGTCACAACAAGATTACAGTCATTATCTCAATCATATTCTTATTTTGCAGCTTTACTATTTGAGCTTTTTAAGTTGTTTCTAAAATAGTAATGAGTATTTGGCAATCATTTTCTCCTATACTCTAATTAGTGATTTAGTTGTTAGAAAAATttgttgataaaattaattcagaacaaaaattataaaaagtaaaatacaatcacatcaaatattgaaattaagcattcaaaaattaaaactgAAGCTCTTGGGCTAATTATTATTTCTGGTCTGATAAATCTGTTAAGAATGAAATATTGGAATTCCAAGTggtaaacaaagaataaaaaaatataaataactcagcaaaagaaaattaagatgTTCCAAATGGTACCTTGACAAAAGGGGAATCCACAAGAAGATGAGAAGCAACTTGTGGAAAAGATTTTAATGATCCACCATACATCTCCTTTGAAGCCCAGCTGGCAATGGCATCATTCATCCTGTACTGTGTGGTTAGTTTTGTAGAGAGCATTCCTTCATGCAAAGATGCCGCTCTTTCTAGAAGTGATATTCCAAGACCTCCTTCTAGGGCTTTCCTAGAAAGGATCACAGGAGCAAGCTGGAACTGGTCCCCTGCAAGAATACAACGCTTTCCCTGCAATATAGGTATCCAAGAAGATGGTTCAATTGCCTGAGCTGCTTCATCTATTATAACCAAGTCAAATGTGTCCAACCGCCTAATTAGTGGATCAGCTGCCCCTATATTTGTTGCAAGCACAACCTGAGCACTTGACAAAACTTCTCTTACAGTttccttttccttcttcttcaagGACTTTGCAAGTTGTTTCAGAAGTTGACGTATGCCAGCTGCTAAAGAATCATCATTCAAACAATGTCTCAGGTCCTTCCTCAGATCTGTTTTCTTCCTCTCTAACTCCGCCCGAAAGTCAGCAAGTTTAGTATTCACAATCTCAGTTAAAGATTTCGAATTTACTACAGAGGATATCTTTGCAGGATTTCCAAAACGAACAATGTCTATTGCAACGTCAGACAGTTTTTCTACCATATTGTCCACCGCTGCATTTGTAGGGGCTGTTATAAGAACCCTTTCACCTTGTTGAACAGCAAGTGAAATCAATTCCTTCAGCAAACCTGTCTTCCCTGTGCCTGGAGGCCCTTGTACAATCAGGATAGGTCGCTTTTTATTCAAACCTAATGCAATTGCCCTTCTCTGGGAGATGTCATAACCTTTGCTGTCAATTGATGCATCTAATTCCACTTCAGCCCAGTCTGCCAAATCATTCTTCTCCAGCCATGCAACATCTTCTTGGTCTCCAAAAAGTGTAGCCACGACAGCTATTGAAGGGTTTTTCTTCTGTAACCCTTTCTTCTTAAGCATCATCAAGGCCTCACAATTACGCTGCCCAAAATAGAATGGTGAGACGAAAATGAGAAGGGTAACGCAACAGTTCTTTCAGTGACAGAGAAtactcaataaaaataaatgtataattataggGAAAAGTTTCAGGAGGCAAAGTTCTTCAAGCTCACTTAGAAACAGTTAAAAGCCAGAAACAAGAAGGATGGCCGTCCTCTGCCACTAACAACCTGAGGGCATGCATTTGTGTTAAAACATCTATGCACTGCCCTCAAACAAAATGATGCAACAAATcccaacattaaaaagtttcaggcaattttttcctcttcttgttcCAAAAAAGCTTGGAATTTGAAGAAAAGGAGCTCAATAAAATTCCAAGGAACTGCATAAGATTCACCAGAAATTTCAAGGGAACCTCAATCATTTCCCAGTGAAAGGATAATGTAGAAACAAGTGGAAAACCAGATTCCTTGCTTGCACACATAAGGCACTAATCTGGTGGTTGACCCTTATTGGGACTTCAAAACTGTAAGAAGCCATTAGTTTTCAGTCAGACAGTCAGACCTCACAAAATCTGTTCCTTCTCAGAGAAAGTTGCCAATGAGACATGTTATGTTATTTGGGGAACTCATCAAGTAAGGAATAATCTACAAGGACACATATCCAAACTCTCCAACATGTTCTAACAGAAGATGTAAAAAGAGAttgaaaaaaatctaaaaagtgACAAGTTAATGGAAAGAGATGGATTATTCATGAAAGCATTCTCCTAGGATGAAGGTGATTTATAACATACATTTCATTAATAGAATAAAGTTCCCAAACTAGAAGATAAGGCATTAGACCTTAGGGAGTACAAAATCTAGAGGACTTTCAGGATTACTCTGGAATGGAGAACAAAGAACATTCATCTACATCTTTAATAATTAGCACAATAGAGTACTAAGAGTAGTCACACTACATGCAAACACAAAAGCAGAAGCTACTTTTTGTTAAGTACCTCATATGTGAGCGTGTCGGCCAATCCATGAATGCGATCTATCCGCACATTCTTCCCAAAGAGCTTTGAGAAAGTAGGATCTCCACGAAGGGATTCAAGGGCCACAGTAATGCTACAACCATCCTCTCCTAGGTTATTAACAAACCCTTGCATGCAAGAAGTAGCACCAGCTCCCCTACTGTCACAATTCCTCACACAAACCATGTCCCCAGGGGAAAGGTTAGTGGGTGGCAATCTGTGATTTCCCTCCACTTTGAACAACACCAAATGCATTCCGCCCAACCCTATGGCGACGAACAGGAAGACATGTTATTTATTATACAAACAATTAGCCAATAATGCAATGGTGATAGATATCTGCAGCAAAACTTTAATAAGAGAGAAAGTAATATGACCTGTGGACGTGCTAACAGCATGGAGATTGCAGATAGTGTCACACAGTTCCTGCTCAGGCTGGGCATGGCTAACCAAGAATTCAATAGGCTTCAAGGGTTTTGAATTTTCTTCAGCTGGTGTGGGAACAGCATTCAGCTCCTCCTGTGTGAACTCCAATTCAGCATCCCTTTCAATTCGAAGGAGAGCAGACATCTGCTTAGTGAAATCATCTATCCTGCTTTGAATTGCCTTTGCCTTATCAATGTCCATTCCCAAGACACCTTGTATAGGTTTCGGCTGAGGAAGCTTTCTCGCAATTGCTTTGTGTTGAGCTGTAGGGAAACAATGCAAGGTCATGGAAATTCTAGACAATATGAAAATCCAAAACACAACTTTCAAAGTGACACAGCCCTATAGACCAGCATGTTTAATCACATATCTTTAGTCAGATGGTTGTCATATCCTTTTTAAATAAGTAGTtaaacattaaccatttaaccatcAATTGATGATAAGTAGGTTATCATTAACCATTTAATCACATTTCATAGCCAGTTACGGGCCTCGGATCGAGAAGGGTTGAACTCGTATAAGTAAGtgaacattaaccatttaaaaaCATCTCATAGCCACACAGTTACGGATCGAGAAGGGTTGAACTCGTACTGATTGATGATAAGTAAGtgaacattaaccatttaaaaaCATCTCATAGCCACACAGTTACGGATCGAGAAGGGTTGAACTCGTACTGATTGATGATAAGTAGGtgaacattaaccatttaaacACATCTCATAGCCACACAGTTACAGGCCTCGAATCGAGAAGGGTTGAACTCGTACTATTGATCGTACTGATTGATGATAAGTAGGtgaacattaaccatttaaacACATCTCATAGCCACAGTTACGGGCCTCGAATCGAGAAGGGCTGAACTCATACTAATCATAGCATAATGTAGAGGCAACAAAGAATTAGCACGCACCTGAACAAGCGAGTTCCTTGAGAAGCTTCCATGACTCGGTTTCCCGCCAATCTTGAACCAAAGACTTGGTCTGAAGGTCCTTGAGAACATCCCTAAGCTCCCGCTGGAAATGGTCGAAGAGGGTAGGGTAATGGGTGCAGGCTTTCAAGCAGATGGCCTCGAGGCCTAGCGGCATCGGCACGGCGTTGAGGTAAGGCTGCGCCTGAATAACGAAGGTCAGACCGGGGCCCATTTGCTGCCGGAGCTCCGAGAATTCCCCCTCCCCTTGAACCTCCGCCGTAGCAAAATCTATAGCCATGGCTTTCATACCTAGACTAATCCACGTCACCACGCACTTGCCGAGATCCCTCCGCCCCAGCGGGTCGCCGTTTTGGTACAGCGCGGCAATGTTAGCCGGCGTGTTCGTATTTTTCCTTGTTAGCGCCGGCTTCCTTCGTCCTTGCCGTTCAAACTCAACCGACGAGCTCACTGGGGAACTTTTCAAATCCTGAGAATTCTTCACGGGTCCGGGTCCCCAGGACTTGCGGGTTTTCCGTTTGGCAGTACGGACGGCCTTGGTGCCTCCGCCATTGGAGTTGGCGACCTGGAAGCGGCAATGCGGCAAAGGCGAGGCGAAGGAGATGGAGGCGCCGGCACGAGAGAAGCTACTGTTCCCGCCGAACGGAGTAACAGAAGCAAAGAAAGAAGAATGGAGGGAATCCCTCTGAGGCCGCACCCTTATACCGAGGAAGCTCGACGCGCCGCCGCAGAACACGCACGATGCTTCCATTTTCCGACTCTTTAGCGCATACCCGACCCCCCTCACCGGGTATTTAAGCTTTGTCCGGCCACAACTTTCAAAAACCTTGGAgatttgaggaagaaaaagaagagttgGAATCTGATTCCCAGATTTTTAACGGGAAAAAGGGGCCCGCGGAGGAACAAAGAAGTGGGCTGAGAGGTTGCAGAGAGTCGCTATCTGGGGACTGGGGAAGAAAGGGGACCCGTAAGGGAAGAAGGCATTGGCTGTGTGG of Ipomoea triloba cultivar NCNSP0323 chromosome 3, ASM357664v1 contains these proteins:
- the LOC116013486 gene encoding DNA-binding protein SMUBP-2, with protein sequence MEASCVFCGGASSFLGIRVRPQRDSLHSSFFASVTPFGGNSSFSRAGASISFASPLPHCRFQVANSNGGGTKAVRTAKRKTRKSWGPGPVKNSQDLKSSPVSSSVEFERQGRRKPALTRKNTNTPANIAALYQNGDPLGRRDLGKCVVTWISLGMKAMAIDFATAEVQGEGEFSELRQQMGPGLTFVIQAQPYLNAVPMPLGLEAICLKACTHYPTLFDHFQRELRDVLKDLQTKSLVQDWRETESWKLLKELACSAQHKAIARKLPQPKPIQGVLGMDIDKAKAIQSRIDDFTKQMSALLRIERDAELEFTQEELNAVPTPAEENSKPLKPIEFLVSHAQPEQELCDTICNLHAVSTSTGLGGMHLVLFKVEGNHRLPPTNLSPGDMVCVRNCDSRGAGATSCMQGFVNNLGEDGCSITVALESLRGDPTFSKLFGKNVRIDRIHGLADTLTYERNCEALMMLKKKGLQKKNPSIAVVATLFGDQEDVAWLEKNDLADWAEVELDASIDSKGYDISQRRAIALGLNKKRPILIVQGPPGTGKTGLLKELISLAVQQGERVLITAPTNAAVDNMVEKLSDVAIDIVRFGNPAKISSVVNSKSLTEIVNTKLADFRAELERKKTDLRKDLRHCLNDDSLAAGIRQLLKQLAKSLKKKEKETVREVLSSAQVVLATNIGAADPLIRRLDTFDLVIIDEAAQAIEPSSWIPILQGKRCILAGDQFQLAPVILSRKALEGGLGISLLERAASLHEGMLSTKLTTQYRMNDAIASWASKEMYGGSLKSFPQVASHLLVDSPFVKPTWITRCPLLLLDTRMPYGSLSTGCEEHLDPAGTGSFYNEGEADIVVKHVLALVYSGVSPVAIAVQSPYVAQVQLLRDRLDEIPVTTGVEVATIDSFQGREADAVIISMVRSNNMGAVGFLGDSRRMNVAITRARKHVAVVCDSSTICHNTFLARLLRHIRYSGKVKNAEPGSFGGFGLGMDPMLPTAS